A window of the Juglans microcarpa x Juglans regia isolate MS1-56 chromosome 5D, Jm3101_v1.0, whole genome shotgun sequence genome harbors these coding sequences:
- the LOC121265245 gene encoding LOW QUALITY PROTEIN: TOM1-like protein 6 (The sequence of the model RefSeq protein was modified relative to this genomic sequence to represent the inferred CDS: deleted 2 bases in 1 codon) has product MALSLSLSSSSSSASATVAVDKATSDLLMTPDWTINIDICDSVNSHQWQAKDVVKAVKKRLQHKNPKVQFLSLTLLETMVKNCGDYVHFQIAEKKILEEMIKIVRKKADMQVREKILVLVNSWQEAFGGPGGKHPQYYMAYEELRRSGIEFPKNSLDAAPIFTPPVTHPTLGHNRAGYGMPSNSSRRLDETMATEMESLSLSDLDSMRNVMELLSDMLQAVNPSDRAAIKDEVIVDLVTRCRSNQKKLMQMLTTTADEELLGQGLELNDSLQSSLARHDAIASGSPLPTLIANSSPKPSEASASNPKPSVEVSSSSRPNAIKPVPAIKGAPIDEEEEEEDEFAQLARRHSKTQPMHFQSAGTTESLSSNTSLSTSIPAASTSAPCNALALPDPPAQIRTTKEQDMIDLLSITLSTVPASPHTPHTPSVSNENKNQIPISSAQGYPHASQTYPGNQGKLPYNSYVVPWAQPQPQPQSFQQVQPQPQPQPQSFQQVQPQPQSQGFQQVQPQPQPHPQSFQQVQPQPQPQPQPHPQSFQQVQPQPQPQPQSFQQVQPQPQPQSFQQVQPQPQPQSFQPPQPQPQTQSFQNVQPQPQPQLKPPSQTQLQPQYQYPSGYPPPPWAPTPGYSNNQNHVSATNMFLTPQANTAASHAPIQGTRPLQHYSSFPSRGINGSSIHGDPWASAGPKIPASAPAPAPTTGPKPFVPSYRLFEDLNVFGNVTSGSTSSTLSGSSGQSMVGGRK; this is encoded by the exons ATGGCTTTATCTTTGTCTCTgtcttcgtcttcgtcttctGCTTCGGCGACAGTAGCAGTGGACAAGGCGACGAGCGATCTTCTGATGACTCCTGATTGGACTATAAACATCGACATATGCGATTCCGTCAATTCCCATCAGTG GCAGGCGAAAGATGTTGTGAAAGCTGTGAAGAAAAGGTTGCAGCATAAGAACCCGAAAGTTCAATTCCTGTCTCTGACG CTCTTGGAAACAATGGTGAAGAACTGCGGTGACTATGTCCATTTTCAAATTGCTGAGAAGAAAATACTGGAGGAGATGATCAAAATTGTTAGAAAGAAG GCAGATATgcaagtgagagaaaaaatccTTGTATTGGTAAACTCATGGCAAGAGGCTTTTGGGGGGCCTGGAGGAAAACATCCTCAGTACTACATGGCATACGAGGAACTAAGG CGTTCTGGGATCGAATTTCCCAAGAATTCTTTAGATGCAGCTCCAATTTTTACACCACCGGTAACCCATCCAACCCTGGGACACAATCGAGCAGGATATGGAATGCCTAGCAATTCCTCAAGGAGGCTTGATGAAACAATGGCAACGGAAATGGAAAGTTTGAG CTTGTCAGATTTGGATTCTATGCGGAATGTTATGGAGCTTTTAAGCGACATGCTACAAGCTGTGAACCCAAGTGACCGTGCT GCTATAAAAGATGAAGTTATAGTTGATCTTGTCACCCGTTGTCGCTCCAACCAGAAAAAGCTGATGCAGATGTTAACTACAACTGC AGATGAGGAACTTCTTGGTCAGGGTCTTGAATTAAATGACAGTCTACAAAGTTCGCTTGCAAGACATGATGCTATAGCTTCTGGGTCCCCCCTGCCAACTTTAATTGCAAATTCCAGTCCCAAACCCTCTGAAGCATCTGCCTCCAACCCTAAACCGAGTGTAGAAGTAAGCTCTAGCTCAAGACCTAATGCTATAAAACCAGTTCCTGCTATAAAGGGGGCCCCAATTgatgaagaggaggaagaggaagatgaattTGCACAGCTTGCTCGAAG GCATTCTAAAACTCAGCCCATGCATTTTCAAAGCGCTGGAACCACTGAAAGTCTGTCATCGAATACCAGCCTTTCAACATCTATACCTGCAGCCTCAACCTCTGCCCCATGTAATGCATTAGCACTGCCTGATCCACCTGCACAAATTAGGACTACTAAAGAACAAGACATGATAGATCTTTTGAGTATTACCTTGTCGACGGTGCCAGCTTCCCCGCATACTCCTCACACTCCATCAGTCTCTAACGAAAACAAGAATCAGATACCTATTTCC AGCGCTCAAGGTTATCCCCATGCTTCCCAAACGTATCCTGGGAACCAAGGGAAATTGCCCTATAATAGTTATGTTGTTCCGTGGGCCCAACCACAACCACAACCTCAAAGCTTTCAACAGGTTCAGCCTCAGCCTCAACCTCAACCTCAAAGCTTTCAACAAGTTCAACCTCAGCCTCAATCTCAAGGCTTTCAACAAGTTCAACCTCAGCCTCAACCTCATCCTCAAAGCTTTCAACAAGTTCAACCTCAGCCTCAACCTCAACCTCAACCTCATCCTCAAAGCTTTCAACAAGTTCAACCTCAGCCTCAACCTCAACCTCAAAGCTTTCAACAAGTTCAACCTCAACCTCAACCTCAAAGCTTTCAACAAGTTCAACCTCAACCTCAGCCACAAAGCTTTCAACCACCTCAACCTCAACCTCAAACTCAAAGCTTTCAAAACGTTCAACCTCAACCCCAGCCACAACTAAAACCCCCATCCCAGACACAGTTGCAACCTCAATATCAGTATCCTTCTGGCTATCCTCCTCCGCCCTGGGCTCCAACCCCTGGTTATTCCAACAACCAGAATCATGTGTCTGCAACCAATATGTTTTTGACCCCACAAGCCAATACGGCTGCGTCACATGCACCCATACAAGGGACTAGACCCTTGCAGCATTATAGCTCTTTTCCCTCAAGAGGAATCAATGGGTCTTCTATTCATGGAGATCCATGGGCGAGTGCAGGACCTAAGATCCCTGCCTCTGCTCCTGCCCCTGCCCCTACAACAGGACCAAAGCCCTTTGTTCCCTCGTACAGATTGTTTGAAGATCTTAATGTTTTTGGCAATGTAACCAGTGGCAGCACGTCATCTACCCTGTCAGGAAGTTCTGGCCAGAGTATGGTTGGTGGGAGAAAGTGA